Proteins encoded within one genomic window of Calonectris borealis chromosome 1, bCalBor7.hap1.2, whole genome shotgun sequence:
- the LOC142083365 gene encoding histone H4: protein MSGRGKGGKGLGKGGAKRHRKVLRDNIQGITKPAIRRLARRGGVKRISGLIYEETRGVLKVFLENVIRDAVTYTEHAKRKTVTAMDVVYALKRQGRTLYGFGG from the coding sequence ATGTCTGGCAGAGGCAAGGGCGGGAAGGGGCTCGGCAAGGGGGGCGCCAAGCGCCACCGCAAGGTGCTGCGCGACAACATCCAGGGCATCACCAAGCCGGCCATCCGCCGCCTGGCTCGGCGCGGCGGCGTGAAGCGCATCTCGGGGCTGATCTACGAGGAGACGCGCGGCGTGCTGAAGGTCTTTTTGGAGAACGTGATCCGCGACGCCGTCACCTACACCGAGCACGCCAAGAGGAAGACGGTGACGGCCATGGACGTGGTCTACGCCCTCAAGCGCCAGGGACGCACCCTCTACGGCTTCGGTGGCTAA
- the LOC142083369 gene encoding histone H1.01-like: MSETAPVAAPEVSAAAAAPAPAKATAAAKKPKKAAGGSKARKAAGPSVTELITKAVSASKERKGLSLAALKKALAAGGYDVEKSNSRIKLGLKSLVSKGTLVQTKGTGASGSFRLSKKPGEVKEKAPKKRAAAAKPKKPAAKKPASAAKKPKKAVTAKKSPKKAKKPAAAAAKKAAKSPKKVTKAAKPKKAAAAAAKSPAKAKAVKPKAAKPKAAKPKAAKAKKAAPKKK, encoded by the coding sequence ATGTCCGAGACCGCTCCCGTCGCCGCGCCCGAGGTCTCCGCAGCTGCCGCCGCTCCGGCCCCGGCCAAGGCTACGGCCGCTGCTAAGAAGCCGAAGAAGGCGGCGGGCGGCTCCAAAGCTCGCAAGGCCGCGGGCCCCAGCGTCACCGAGCTGATCACCAAGGCCGTCTCCGCCTCCAAGGAGCGCAAGGGGCTCTCCCTCGCCGCCCTGAAGAAGGCGCTGGCCGCCGGTGGCTACGATGTGGAGAAGAGCAACAGCCGCATCAAGCTGGGGCTCAAGAGTCTCGTCAGCAAGGGCACCCTGGTGCAGACCAAGGGCACCGGCGCCTCCGGCTCTTTCCGCCTCAGCAAGAAGCCAggagaagtgaaggaaaaagcCCCCAAGAAGCGGGCGGCGGCAGCCAAGCCCAAGAAGCCGGCGGCCAAGAAACCTGCCAGCGCCGCCAAGAAGCCCAAGAAGGCAGTGACAGCGAAGAAGAGCCCTAAGAAAGCCAAGaagccggcggccgccgcggccaAGAAAGCGGCTAAGAGCCCCAAGAAGGTGACTAAGGCTGCCAAGCCCAAAaaggcggcggcagcagcagcgaagAGCCCGGCCAAGGCAAAGGCAGTGAAGCCCAAAGCTGCCAAGCCGAAGGCGGCCAAGCCCAAAGCGGCCAAGGCGAAGAAGGCGGCgcccaaaaagaaataa
- the LOC142083412 gene encoding histone H4, which produces MSGRGKGGKGLGKGGAKRHRKVLRDNIQGITKPAIRRLARRGGVKRISGLIYEETRGVLKVFLENVIRDAVTYTEHAKRKTVTAMDVVYALKRQGRTLYGFGG; this is translated from the coding sequence ATGTCTGGCAGAGGCAAGGGCGGGAAGGGGCTCGGCAAGGGGGGCGCCAAGCGCCACCGCAAGGTGCTGCGCGACAACATCCAGGGCATCACCAAGCCGGCCATCCGCCGCCTGGCTCGGCGCGGCGGCGTGAAGCGCATCTCGGGGCTGATCTACGAGGAGACGCGCGGCGTGCTGAAGGTCTTTTTGGAGAACGTGATCCGCGACGCCGTCACCTACACCGAGCACGCCAAGAGGAAGACGGTGACGGCCATGGACGTGGTCTACGCCCTCAAGCGCCAGGGGCGCACCCTCTACGGCTTCGGCGGCTAA
- the LOC142083401 gene encoding histone H2A type 2-C, with protein sequence MSGRGKQGGKARAKAKSRSSRAGLQFPVGRVHRLLRKGNYAERVGAGAPVYLAAVLEYLTAEILELAGNAARDNKKTRIIPRHLQLAIRNDEELNKLLGKVTIAQGGVLPNIQAVLLPKKTESHKAKSK encoded by the coding sequence ATGTCCGGCCGCGGGAAGCAGGGCGGGAAGGCGCGGGCCAAGGCCAAGTCGCGCTCGTCGCGGGCCGGGCTGCAGTTCCCCGTGGGCCGCGTGCACCGGCTGCTGCGCAAGGGCAACTACGCGGAGCGGGTGGGCGCCGGCGCCCCGGTGTACCTGGCGGCCGTGCTGGAGTACCTGACGGCCGAGATCCTGGAGCTGGCGGGCAACGCGGCCCGCGACAACAAGAAGACGCGCATCATCCCCCGCCACCTGCAGCTGGCCATCCGCAACGACGAGGAGCTCAACAAGCTGCTGGGCAAGGTGACCATCGCGCAGGGCGGGGTGCTGCCCAACATCCAGGCCGTGCTGCTGCCCAAGAAGACGGAGAGCCACAAGGCCAAGAGCAAGTAA